Proteins encoded together in one Terriglobia bacterium window:
- a CDS encoding sigma 54-interacting transcriptional regulator: protein MTAPSPSGPKATPQRKPVEEQLRESELRIRAFWDHSPNLIFLKDKELRYLYVNREFERVLRVDGEQIRGKRDHEVFPHELAAAFQANDLEVLKAGVPIEFEEVTQQADGPHISIVHKFPLYDAAGEIYAIGGIVTDITERKRSREALQHSEERYRSVVETATDAVVSVDQESQIIFANPATTRTFGYPISEMIGQPLTMLMPEFMRELHKAGFQRYLKTNQRHVDWNGVQLVGLRKNGEEFPVEVSFGEVLIDGRHIFTGFIRDTTERKQAEEKIRDQEAELRQVLDLAPQHIVVLGPEGNRLYANRAALDYHGLTLDTWRSCDPRRLFHPDDCERMTSGAQFKVFSETPYEREARLLGKDGKYLWFLFHRNPLRDAQGQITRWYLAGTDIEDRKQQEERIQHENVALREEIDKASMFEEIVGSAPALHALFSRVSKVAPTDSTVLITGETGSGKELVARAIHKRSLRSSHAFVGVNCVAIPRDLIASELFGHEKGAFTGATQQRLGRFELAGGGTIFLDEVGELPAETQIALLRVLQEHEFERIGGTRSMRTDVRVIAATNCDLQAAIAAGAFRSDLFFRLNVFPIEIPPLRDRREDIPLLVEYFIDRYARKAGKRIRTIEKRTLELFQSYPWPGNIRELQNVIERSVIVCDGENFSVDESWLSRPLPATESNRRLDLYKSLSTQEKEIIEVALSESGGRVSGPSGAAQKLGMPRSTLESKIRSLKINKNRFKTANPSGNS from the coding sequence ATGACAGCACCGTCCCCGTCGGGCCCCAAGGCGACTCCTCAACGTAAGCCGGTTGAAGAACAGTTGCGGGAAAGCGAGCTCCGAATTCGCGCCTTTTGGGATCACAGCCCAAACCTTATTTTTCTTAAGGACAAAGAACTTCGTTACCTGTACGTCAATCGAGAATTTGAAAGAGTTCTCCGTGTCGACGGCGAACAGATTCGTGGCAAGAGGGATCATGAGGTGTTTCCACACGAGCTGGCAGCCGCCTTTCAAGCCAACGACCTTGAGGTGCTCAAGGCAGGTGTCCCGATTGAATTCGAGGAGGTAACCCAGCAGGCAGACGGTCCGCACATAAGCATCGTCCATAAGTTTCCACTCTACGATGCGGCGGGCGAAATCTATGCGATCGGGGGCATTGTCACCGACATCACCGAACGCAAACGATCGAGGGAAGCGCTCCAGCACAGCGAGGAGCGCTACCGGAGCGTGGTCGAAACCGCCACGGATGCTGTGGTCAGCGTCGATCAGGAAAGCCAGATTATCTTTGCGAATCCGGCGACCACCCGAACTTTCGGGTATCCAATTTCCGAAATGATCGGACAGCCTTTAACGATGCTCATGCCGGAATTCATGCGTGAGCTTCATAAGGCGGGATTTCAACGTTACCTCAAAACAAACCAGCGCCATGTCGATTGGAACGGAGTGCAGCTTGTCGGCCTCCGGAAGAACGGGGAGGAATTTCCGGTCGAGGTCTCCTTCGGCGAGGTTCTCATAGACGGCCGTCACATCTTTACGGGGTTCATTCGCGACACCACCGAGCGGAAGCAGGCAGAAGAAAAGATCCGGGACCAGGAAGCAGAGTTGCGACAAGTACTGGATCTCGCCCCTCAGCACATCGTTGTCCTGGGACCCGAAGGGAATCGACTTTATGCCAACCGGGCCGCGCTCGACTATCATGGTCTCACCCTCGACACGTGGCGGAGCTGTGATCCGCGCCGCCTCTTTCATCCGGATGATTGCGAACGGATGACGAGCGGGGCGCAATTCAAGGTCTTCAGTGAAACCCCATACGAGCGCGAAGCGCGGTTACTGGGAAAGGACGGGAAGTATCTCTGGTTTCTTTTCCACCGCAACCCGCTGCGAGATGCGCAGGGACAGATTACGCGTTGGTATCTGGCGGGGACGGATATCGAGGATCGTAAGCAGCAGGAAGAGAGAATTCAGCACGAAAACGTTGCCCTGCGCGAAGAAATCGACAAGGCATCCATGTTCGAGGAAATCGTCGGGAGCGCTCCCGCCCTGCATGCGCTGTTTTCTCGTGTATCCAAGGTCGCTCCCACCGACTCCACCGTTCTGATCACCGGAGAAACCGGGTCGGGCAAGGAACTTGTGGCTCGCGCCATCCACAAGCGGTCTCTTCGCTCCTCACACGCCTTTGTGGGTGTGAACTGCGTTGCCATCCCGCGTGACCTGATCGCCTCAGAATTATTCGGCCACGAAAAGGGTGCCTTTACAGGGGCGACCCAGCAACGTTTAGGCCGCTTTGAATTGGCCGGAGGAGGCACGATCTTCCTGGATGAAGTCGGAGAGCTTCCGGCCGAGACCCAGATCGCACTCTTGCGGGTTCTGCAAGAACACGAATTTGAGCGTATCGGCGGAACTCGATCCATGCGAACGGATGTTCGTGTGATTGCGGCCACGAACTGTGACTTGCAGGCCGCCATTGCCGCAGGCGCGTTTCGCAGCGACCTGTTTTTCCGGCTCAACGTTTTCCCGATCGAGATTCCCCCGCTCCGGGACCGAAGAGAAGACATTCCCTTGCTGGTTGAGTACTTCATCGATCGCTATGCACGAAAAGCGGGGAAGAGGATACGAACCATCGAGAAGCGCACCCTGGAACTGTTCCAATCGTACCCCTGGCCGGGGAACATTCGCGAATTGCAGAACGTCATCGAGCGATCGGTCATTGTGTGTGATGGAGAGAATTTTTCGGTCGATGAGAGCTGGCTTTCTCGGCCGCTCCCCGCGACTGAATCGAACCGCCGGCTTGACCTTTATAAAAGTCTTTCGACTCAGGAAAAGGAAATCATTGAGGTTGCCTTGAGCGAAAGCGGGGGACGGGTTTCCGGACCGTCAGGCGCGGCTCAAAAGTTGGGGATGCCCCGCTCGACCCTGGAATCGAAGATTCGGTCCCTGAAGATCAACAAGAATCGCTTCAAAACAGCGAATCCCTCCGGGAACAGCTAA
- a CDS encoding RidA family protein, with translation MITRSQPAGAELRLKELGIELPEPPEPFGTYVESVQTGNLLFLSGMLPTEGHEAKFIGRVGAELDVEAGRNAAHRAALNALAVARKHLGSLDRVTRIVRLGVSVATSGDVRDQPNVADAASELLENVFGKDKRPCRLVYGVASLPLGTPVALEVIFEVAG, from the coding sequence ATGATAACCCGCTCTCAGCCGGCCGGCGCCGAGCTGCGCTTGAAAGAGCTGGGCATCGAGCTCCCGGAGCCGCCTGAGCCGTTCGGCACCTATGTGGAATCGGTGCAGACGGGCAATCTGCTTTTTCTGAGCGGGATGCTTCCCACGGAAGGCCACGAGGCGAAATTCATTGGACGCGTCGGCGCGGAGCTCGATGTGGAAGCGGGGCGCAACGCGGCTCACCGCGCCGCGCTCAACGCCCTCGCTGTCGCAAGGAAGCATTTGGGATCGCTCGACCGGGTGACGCGGATCGTCCGGCTCGGCGTGTCGGTGGCCACTTCGGGAGATGTTCGCGATCAGCCGAATGTTGCTGACGCCGCTTCGGAGTTGCTCGAAAACGTCTTCGGGAAGGACAAGCGCCCTTGCCGCCTGGTGTATGGCGTCGCAAGCCTTCCGCTCGGCACCCCGGTCGCGCTGGAAGTGATTTTCGAGGTGGCGGGGTAA
- a CDS encoding DHA2 family efflux MFS transporter permease subunit, which translates to MTSAALTMDQDLWQPRYNPWLIAVVVAMAAFMEVLDTSIANVALPYMAGNLGASNDQSTWVLTSYLVSNAIVLPISGWLAGAFGRKRFFMTCLGVFTVSSVLCGVAPSLGVLLFFRVLQGAGGGGLQPMAQAILADTFPPQRRGLAFALYGVTAIMAPTIGPTLGGWITFNYSWRWIFFINIPVGLVTWFLVRLFIEDPPYLSRLKSAGVKLDYVGIALLALGVGALQILLDKGQEDDWFGSSFITTLAIMAALCLIGLVLWEWFQKAPIIEVRMFKNFNFASASLMMFILGIVLFSSLVLMPQFLQTLLGYTSELAGLALSAGGLVLLFEMPIVGQLTTKVPARYLIAFGWLSLFIAMFYSTKRIDLEMSFNAAVWLRIAQVFGLGFLFVPITLVAYIGISPEKNNAVAGIVNFMRNMGSSVGTSLVTTVIARRSQFHQARLVQYAGADNPNFQDLVNGLSERLAHSGLGAYGAHQQAIARIYRELQAQAANLAYIDAFMVLAVGAGIMFCLAFALKKNAPGGGGITAEG; encoded by the coding sequence ATGACTTCCGCGGCGCTCACGATGGACCAGGACCTCTGGCAGCCCCGATACAATCCTTGGCTGATCGCCGTGGTGGTGGCGATGGCAGCGTTCATGGAGGTCCTCGACACCAGCATCGCCAACGTGGCACTGCCGTATATGGCAGGGAATCTCGGAGCGAGCAACGACCAGAGCACATGGGTCCTGACCTCGTATCTGGTCTCGAATGCCATCGTCCTGCCCATCAGCGGCTGGCTGGCGGGCGCCTTCGGCCGGAAGCGTTTTTTCATGACCTGTTTGGGTGTGTTCACCGTGAGCTCAGTGCTTTGCGGAGTGGCGCCCAGTCTCGGGGTTCTGCTTTTCTTCCGTGTGCTGCAAGGCGCGGGCGGCGGGGGACTGCAGCCGATGGCCCAGGCCATTCTGGCAGACACCTTTCCGCCGCAGCGGCGAGGTCTGGCGTTTGCGTTGTATGGCGTCACGGCCATCATGGCGCCGACGATCGGTCCCACCCTGGGTGGATGGATCACCTTCAATTATTCCTGGCGATGGATTTTTTTTATCAATATCCCGGTCGGCCTGGTTACATGGTTTCTGGTGCGGCTCTTCATTGAAGATCCGCCCTACTTAAGCCGTCTCAAGTCGGCTGGGGTGAAGTTGGACTATGTGGGCATCGCTCTATTGGCTCTCGGGGTCGGGGCCCTGCAAATCTTGCTCGATAAAGGCCAGGAGGATGATTGGTTCGGGTCGTCCTTTATCACCACTTTAGCCATCATGGCGGCACTTTGCCTGATCGGGTTGGTGCTCTGGGAATGGTTTCAGAAGGCTCCGATTATTGAGGTTCGGATGTTCAAGAATTTTAACTTCGCCAGTGCGAGCTTGATGATGTTCATCCTGGGAATCGTGTTGTTCAGCAGTCTCGTTCTGATGCCTCAGTTCCTCCAGACGCTCTTGGGATACACCTCCGAGTTGGCGGGTCTGGCGCTTTCGGCGGGTGGATTAGTCTTGCTCTTTGAAATGCCCATTGTGGGTCAGCTCACCACGAAGGTTCCGGCGCGTTACCTGATCGCATTCGGTTGGTTAAGTCTGTTCATCGCCATGTTCTATTCCACGAAGCGGATTGACTTGGAGATGAGTTTCAATGCCGCCGTGTGGCTGCGCATCGCCCAGGTCTTTGGGTTGGGATTCCTGTTCGTGCCGATTACGCTGGTGGCTTACATCGGAATTTCGCCGGAGAAGAATAACGCGGTCGCCGGGATTGTCAACTTCATGCGCAATATGGGAAGCAGCGTCGGAACTTCCCTAGTCACAACAGTAATTGCGCGGCGATCGCAATTCCATCAGGCAAGACTGGTACAGTACGCGGGAGCGGACAACCCCAATTTCCAGGACTTGGTAAACGGCCTCAGCGAGCGCTTGGCTCATTCGGGATTGGGAGCGTACGGAGCGCACCAGCAGGCGATTGCCAGGATCTATCGAGAGCTGCAAGCGCAGGCGGCGAACCTGGCCTATATTGATGCCTTCATGGTCCTTGCCGTCGGGGCCGGGATCATGTTCTGTCTGGCTTTTGCTTTGAAGAAGAACGCTCCCGGTGGCGGTGGGATAACGGCGGAGGGTTAG
- a CDS encoding serine hydrolase — MTFGHDVPAQEQEFANKLQGFDTYMEQVVKDWNTPGIGVGIVINDKLVFAKGYGYRDYEKKLPFLPSTLCQIASNSKLFTAVAAGMLVEEGKLTWDKPVRESVPTIQFYNDPLNNNVTLRDMLSHRTGVTRHDLIWFKSDFTRKQLFEKLKYLEPQVPMRETFLYNNLMFSAVGQIIELKSGKTWEQFVRERILEPLDMSSTGYTISDMLKHPDYGVPFREKRDSFELYKIPYYEDTEGVAPAGAIISNIDELSHWLIALMNDGKYHGKQVLPANVLKATLQPAIGLPNTLGESQGYWEILNPAYGMGRQTASYRGRLITYHGGDLPGFHSQISLMPNDRIGVIVLVIGDHSAPLYNIVSYNVYERLLGMDQTPWSRRRLEQRLANKKAGTEARAKAGADRVANTKPSHLLANYGGEYENPAYGILKIGVKDNQLQFGFHEFQFPMTHFHYDRFDTPDDEQYGKFSVNFRTNPQGDIDGAVISLDEAEVVFTRRPETLDPKLLEKLAGVYLTPAHIKFQVLYQPGVGLSLVFPGGPPLKLTPVKGLQFRTPQFSDEIFEFVMENDQVKALKVRDPSGELSYSRQ, encoded by the coding sequence ATGACTTTTGGGCACGATGTTCCTGCACAAGAACAGGAGTTCGCTAACAAGCTACAGGGGTTCGACACCTACATGGAACAAGTCGTGAAGGATTGGAATACGCCGGGGATCGGCGTGGGCATTGTGATCAATGACAAGCTGGTCTTCGCCAAGGGGTACGGCTACCGGGACTACGAAAAGAAGCTGCCGTTCCTCCCGTCCACCCTGTGCCAGATCGCTTCGAACTCGAAGCTATTCACGGCTGTGGCGGCCGGGATGCTGGTCGAGGAAGGAAAGCTCACCTGGGATAAACCCGTGCGCGAGTCCGTGCCGACGATCCAGTTTTACAACGACCCGCTCAACAATAACGTTACTCTTCGCGACATGCTGTCGCACCGGACGGGGGTAACGAGGCACGACCTGATCTGGTTCAAGTCAGATTTCACAAGGAAGCAGTTGTTCGAAAAACTGAAATACCTCGAGCCGCAGGTGCCAATGCGCGAGACCTTCCTGTACAACAACCTCATGTTCTCCGCCGTCGGGCAGATCATCGAATTGAAGTCTGGAAAAACGTGGGAGCAGTTTGTGCGGGAGAGGATTCTCGAGCCGCTCGACATGTCCTCGACCGGCTATACGATTTCCGATATGTTGAAACATCCCGACTACGGGGTCCCCTTCAGAGAAAAACGCGACTCGTTCGAGCTGTACAAGATCCCCTATTACGAGGATACCGAGGGCGTCGCCCCTGCGGGCGCGATCATCTCGAATATCGACGAGCTGTCGCACTGGCTCATCGCTCTGATGAACGACGGGAAATACCATGGGAAGCAGGTCCTGCCGGCTAACGTGCTGAAAGCCACCTTGCAACCCGCCATTGGGTTACCCAACACCCTTGGGGAATCCCAGGGATACTGGGAGATACTGAATCCAGCTTACGGGATGGGGCGACAGACCGCCTCCTACAGGGGACGCCTGATCACCTATCACGGCGGCGACCTTCCCGGGTTTCATTCGCAGATTTCTCTCATGCCCAACGACAGGATCGGCGTGATCGTCCTCGTGATCGGCGATCACAGTGCTCCCCTCTACAACATCGTCAGCTACAACGTCTATGAGCGATTGCTCGGGATGGACCAGACACCCTGGAGTCGGCGCCGGCTGGAGCAGCGGCTCGCCAACAAAAAGGCCGGCACGGAAGCGCGGGCGAAGGCCGGCGCGGACCGGGTTGCGAACACCAAGCCGTCCCACTTGTTGGCCAACTACGGGGGTGAGTACGAGAACCCGGCTTACGGCATTCTCAAAATCGGAGTCAAGGATAACCAGCTTCAATTCGGGTTTCACGAGTTCCAGTTTCCGATGACTCATTTCCATTACGACCGGTTCGATACGCCCGACGACGAACAATATGGCAAATTCTCGGTTAATTTCCGGACCAATCCCCAGGGAGACATCGATGGCGCGGTCATTTCTCTGGACGAGGCCGAGGTCGTTTTCACGCGGAGGCCCGAGACTCTGGATCCGAAGCTTCTCGAGAAGCTCGCGGGAGTTTACCTGACGCCAGCTCACATCAAGTTCCAGGTCCTCTATCAGCCGGGGGTCGGACTCTCTCTTGTATTCCCGGGGGGACCTCCGCTCAAACTCACCCCGGTCAAAGGTCTCCAGTTCAGGACTCCGCAGTTCTCCGACGAGATCTTTGAGTTCGTGATGGAGAACGACCAGGTGAAGGCCCTGAAGGTGCGCGACCCGTCAGGCGAATTATCCTACTCCCGGCAATGA
- a CDS encoding cytidylate kinase-like family protein yields MIRIVTIEREYGSGGGEIARRLATQLGWTLWDQLLTDEIARLANCPKAVVEVREERTDPLYYRLFKSFMRGSYEGSLNAPKLNLVDSESILRFTEQVVRHAAETGNSVIIGRGSQHFLRDRQDTLRVFLYAPREDKVRRLLARGKSQNEAEQLVDSIDRERADFIQKYFRAQWPNRAVYHAMINTAIGDETVVQMILNFMRTVDAAT; encoded by the coding sequence ATGATCAGAATCGTCACGATCGAACGGGAATACGGAAGCGGCGGCGGCGAAATCGCCCGGCGGCTTGCGACGCAGTTGGGCTGGACACTTTGGGATCAGTTGCTGACCGATGAGATCGCCAGGCTGGCGAATTGTCCCAAAGCCGTCGTCGAGGTTCGCGAGGAACGAACCGACCCCCTCTATTACCGGCTCTTCAAGTCTTTTATGCGGGGGAGTTATGAAGGCAGCCTCAATGCGCCCAAGCTCAATCTAGTCGATAGCGAAAGCATTCTGAGATTCACCGAACAGGTCGTTCGGCACGCCGCTGAGACCGGAAACTCGGTCATCATCGGCCGGGGGTCGCAGCATTTTCTCAGGGACCGTCAAGACACGCTCCGTGTGTTTCTTTACGCTCCGAGAGAAGACAAGGTACGGCGCCTGTTGGCTCGCGGCAAGAGTCAGAACGAAGCCGAACAGTTGGTGGATTCTATTGATCGGGAGCGGGCCGATTTCATCCAGAAATACTTCAGGGCGCAATGGCCGAATCGCGCCGTGTACCACGCCATGATCAATACGGCGATCGGAGACGAGACCGTCGTTCAGATGATTCTGAATTTCATGAGGACCGTCGATGCGGCAACCTGA